From Equus asinus isolate D_3611 breed Donkey chromosome 14, EquAss-T2T_v2, whole genome shotgun sequence, one genomic window encodes:
- the IL21R gene encoding interleukin-21 receptor isoform X2: MLRGWAIPWLLLMLQGAWGCSDLVCYTDYLQTVTCILETWTLHPGTLVLAWQDPYGELEDEVTSCSLGRSTHNATHTEYTCHMDVFPFVADDIFTVNMTDQSGNHSQECGSFVLAKSIKPSPPFNVTVTFSGHYNISWSSSYDSYGLQGKLQYELQYKMRGDPWALRPQKRLISVDSRSVSLVPLEFRGDSSYELQVRAGPQPGSSFEGTWSEWSEPVIFQTQPEGSKGGWHSDLLYLLLVLVPPILVFLGLKIHLPWRLWKKVWVQVPSPERFFQPLYVGHSGDFKKWVGTPITPSSLELGLWAAGTPSSLEVYSCCPPQSVPKGREPTSLPELADLVEADGVQEPGSWGPAPSMASSLGSSTYSQERDRPYGLVSIDTVTVVDTEGTCAWPCTCGDDGYPALNLDTSLEAGPGTEDPLLSTGATVLSCGCVSAGGPAGLGGSLLDRLKLPLEDEAGWVPGSPWGGGRREVSDSEAGSPPAGLDMDTFDSGFAGSDCGSPVDCDFTSPRDEGPPRSYLRQWVVTAPSPEGPGPQAS; the protein is encoded by the exons ATGCTGCGTGGCTGGGCTATCCCTTGGCTCCTGCTGATGCTCCAGGGTG CCTGGGGCTGCTCAGACCTTGTCTGCTACACCGATTACCTCCAGACGGTCACCTGTATCCTGGAGACATGGACCCTCCACCCTGGCACGCTCGTCCTCGCCTG GCAAGACCCGTACGGAGAACTGGAGGATGAGGTCACCTCCTGCAGCCTCGGCCGCTCCACCCACAATGCCACGCACACAGAGTACACGTGTCACATGGACGTGTTCCCCTTCGTGGCCGACGACATCTTCACTGTCAACATGACAGACCAGTCTGGCAACCACTCCCAGGAGTGCGGCAGCTTTGTCCTAGCGAAGAGCA tcaaGCCATCTCCCCCTTTCAACGTGACCGTGACCTTCTCGGGACATTACAACATCTCCTGGAGCTCCAGTTACGATTCCTACGGGCTGCAGGGCAAGCTTCAGTACGAGCTGCAGTACAAGATGCGGGGAGATCCCTGGGCTCTG AGACCACAGAAAAGGCTGATCTCGGTGGACTCGAGAAGCGTCTCCCTCGTTCCCTTGGAGTTCCGCGGAGACTCGAGCTACGAGCTGCAGGTGCGGGCAGGGCCCCAGCCTGGCTCCTCCTTTGAGGGGACGTGGAGCGAGTGGAGTGAGCCAGTCATCTTTCAGACCCAGCCAGAAG GGAGCAAGGGAGGCTGGCACTCTGACCTGCTGTACCTCCTCCTGGTCCTCGTGCCCCCCATCCTTGTCTTCTTAGGCCTGAAGATCCACCTGCCTTGGAG GCTGTGGAAGAAGGTCTGGGTACAGGTGCCCAGCCCAGAGCGGTTCTTCCAGCCCCTGTACGTGGGCCACAGCGGAGACTTCAAG AAATGGGTGGGCACGCCCATCACCCCCTCCAGcctggagctgggactctggGCTGCGGGGACACCCTCGTCCCTGGAGGTGTACAGCTGCTGCCCACCACAGAGTGTGCCCAAGGGGCGGGAGCCCACGTCACTGCCGGAGCTGGCAGACCTGGTAGAAGCCGACGGAGTGCAGGAGCCAGGCTCCTGGGGCCCAGCCCCCTCCATGGCCAGCAGCTTGGGCAGTTCAACTTACAGCCAGGAGAGGGACCGACCATACGGCCTGGTATCCATCGACACGGTGACCGTGGTGGACACAGAGGGGACGTGTGCCTGGCCCTGCACCTGTGGGGACGATGGCTACCCAGCCCTGAACCTGGACACCAGCCTGGAGGCTGGCCCAGGCACCGAGGACCCGCTCTTGAGCACGGGGGCCACAGTCCTGTCCTGCGGCTGTGTCTCGGCCGGTGGTCCTGCCGGGCTGGGGGGCAGCCTCCTTGACAGGCTAAAGCTGCCCCTTGAAGATGAGGCAGGTTGGGTCCCAGGGTCGCCCTGGGGTGGCGGGCGGCGAGAGGTGTCCGACAGCGAGGCGGGCTCGCCCCCGGCCGGCCTGGACATGGACACGTTCGACAGCGGCTTCGCGGGCTCAGACTGCGGCAGCCCTGTGGACTGTGACTTCACCAGCCCCAGGGATGAGGGGCCCCCCCGCAGCTACCTCCGCCAGTGGGTGGTCACGGCCCCCTCTCCTGAAGGACCCGGACCCCAGGCCAGCTAG
- the IL21R gene encoding interleukin-21 receptor isoform X3 has protein sequence MDVFPFVADDIFTVNMTDQSGNHSQECGSFVLAKSIKPSPPFNVTVTFSGHYNISWSSSYDSYGLQGKLQYELQYKMRGDPWALRPQKRLISVDSRSVSLVPLEFRGDSSYELQVRAGPQPGSSFEGTWSEWSEPVIFQTQPEGSKGGWHSDLLYLLLVLVPPILVFLGLKIHLPWRLWKKVWVQVPSPERFFQPLYVGHSGDFKKWVGTPITPSSLELGLWAAGTPSSLEVYSCCPPQSVPKGREPTSLPELADLVEADGVQEPGSWGPAPSMASSLGSSTYSQERDRPYGLVSIDTVTVVDTEGTCAWPCTCGDDGYPALNLDTSLEAGPGTEDPLLSTGATVLSCGCVSAGGPAGLGGSLLDRLKLPLEDEAGWVPGSPWGGGRREVSDSEAGSPPAGLDMDTFDSGFAGSDCGSPVDCDFTSPRDEGPPRSYLRQWVVTAPSPEGPGPQAS, from the exons ATGGACGTGTTCCCCTTCGTGGCCGACGACATCTTCACTGTCAACATGACAGACCAGTCTGGCAACCACTCCCAGGAGTGCGGCAGCTTTGTCCTAGCGAAGAGCA tcaaGCCATCTCCCCCTTTCAACGTGACCGTGACCTTCTCGGGACATTACAACATCTCCTGGAGCTCCAGTTACGATTCCTACGGGCTGCAGGGCAAGCTTCAGTACGAGCTGCAGTACAAGATGCGGGGAGATCCCTGGGCTCTG AGACCACAGAAAAGGCTGATCTCGGTGGACTCGAGAAGCGTCTCCCTCGTTCCCTTGGAGTTCCGCGGAGACTCGAGCTACGAGCTGCAGGTGCGGGCAGGGCCCCAGCCTGGCTCCTCCTTTGAGGGGACGTGGAGCGAGTGGAGTGAGCCAGTCATCTTTCAGACCCAGCCAGAAG GGAGCAAGGGAGGCTGGCACTCTGACCTGCTGTACCTCCTCCTGGTCCTCGTGCCCCCCATCCTTGTCTTCTTAGGCCTGAAGATCCACCTGCCTTGGAG GCTGTGGAAGAAGGTCTGGGTACAGGTGCCCAGCCCAGAGCGGTTCTTCCAGCCCCTGTACGTGGGCCACAGCGGAGACTTCAAG AAATGGGTGGGCACGCCCATCACCCCCTCCAGcctggagctgggactctggGCTGCGGGGACACCCTCGTCCCTGGAGGTGTACAGCTGCTGCCCACCACAGAGTGTGCCCAAGGGGCGGGAGCCCACGTCACTGCCGGAGCTGGCAGACCTGGTAGAAGCCGACGGAGTGCAGGAGCCAGGCTCCTGGGGCCCAGCCCCCTCCATGGCCAGCAGCTTGGGCAGTTCAACTTACAGCCAGGAGAGGGACCGACCATACGGCCTGGTATCCATCGACACGGTGACCGTGGTGGACACAGAGGGGACGTGTGCCTGGCCCTGCACCTGTGGGGACGATGGCTACCCAGCCCTGAACCTGGACACCAGCCTGGAGGCTGGCCCAGGCACCGAGGACCCGCTCTTGAGCACGGGGGCCACAGTCCTGTCCTGCGGCTGTGTCTCGGCCGGTGGTCCTGCCGGGCTGGGGGGCAGCCTCCTTGACAGGCTAAAGCTGCCCCTTGAAGATGAGGCAGGTTGGGTCCCAGGGTCGCCCTGGGGTGGCGGGCGGCGAGAGGTGTCCGACAGCGAGGCGGGCTCGCCCCCGGCCGGCCTGGACATGGACACGTTCGACAGCGGCTTCGCGGGCTCAGACTGCGGCAGCCCTGTGGACTGTGACTTCACCAGCCCCAGGGATGAGGGGCCCCCCCGCAGCTACCTCCGCCAGTGGGTGGTCACGGCCCCCTCTCCTGAAGGACCCGGACCCCAGGCCAGCTAG
- the IL21R gene encoding interleukin-21 receptor isoform X1 — protein sequence MAAATSPRPTGVSAKFPGGSMLRGWAIPWLLLMLQGAWGCSDLVCYTDYLQTVTCILETWTLHPGTLVLAWQDPYGELEDEVTSCSLGRSTHNATHTEYTCHMDVFPFVADDIFTVNMTDQSGNHSQECGSFVLAKSIKPSPPFNVTVTFSGHYNISWSSSYDSYGLQGKLQYELQYKMRGDPWALRPQKRLISVDSRSVSLVPLEFRGDSSYELQVRAGPQPGSSFEGTWSEWSEPVIFQTQPEGSKGGWHSDLLYLLLVLVPPILVFLGLKIHLPWRLWKKVWVQVPSPERFFQPLYVGHSGDFKKWVGTPITPSSLELGLWAAGTPSSLEVYSCCPPQSVPKGREPTSLPELADLVEADGVQEPGSWGPAPSMASSLGSSTYSQERDRPYGLVSIDTVTVVDTEGTCAWPCTCGDDGYPALNLDTSLEAGPGTEDPLLSTGATVLSCGCVSAGGPAGLGGSLLDRLKLPLEDEAGWVPGSPWGGGRREVSDSEAGSPPAGLDMDTFDSGFAGSDCGSPVDCDFTSPRDEGPPRSYLRQWVVTAPSPEGPGPQAS from the exons ATGGCAGCCGCCACCTCTCCCAGACCTACTGGCGTCTCTGCCAA GTTCCCGGGAGGCAGCATGCTGCGTGGCTGGGCTATCCCTTGGCTCCTGCTGATGCTCCAGGGTG CCTGGGGCTGCTCAGACCTTGTCTGCTACACCGATTACCTCCAGACGGTCACCTGTATCCTGGAGACATGGACCCTCCACCCTGGCACGCTCGTCCTCGCCTG GCAAGACCCGTACGGAGAACTGGAGGATGAGGTCACCTCCTGCAGCCTCGGCCGCTCCACCCACAATGCCACGCACACAGAGTACACGTGTCACATGGACGTGTTCCCCTTCGTGGCCGACGACATCTTCACTGTCAACATGACAGACCAGTCTGGCAACCACTCCCAGGAGTGCGGCAGCTTTGTCCTAGCGAAGAGCA tcaaGCCATCTCCCCCTTTCAACGTGACCGTGACCTTCTCGGGACATTACAACATCTCCTGGAGCTCCAGTTACGATTCCTACGGGCTGCAGGGCAAGCTTCAGTACGAGCTGCAGTACAAGATGCGGGGAGATCCCTGGGCTCTG AGACCACAGAAAAGGCTGATCTCGGTGGACTCGAGAAGCGTCTCCCTCGTTCCCTTGGAGTTCCGCGGAGACTCGAGCTACGAGCTGCAGGTGCGGGCAGGGCCCCAGCCTGGCTCCTCCTTTGAGGGGACGTGGAGCGAGTGGAGTGAGCCAGTCATCTTTCAGACCCAGCCAGAAG GGAGCAAGGGAGGCTGGCACTCTGACCTGCTGTACCTCCTCCTGGTCCTCGTGCCCCCCATCCTTGTCTTCTTAGGCCTGAAGATCCACCTGCCTTGGAG GCTGTGGAAGAAGGTCTGGGTACAGGTGCCCAGCCCAGAGCGGTTCTTCCAGCCCCTGTACGTGGGCCACAGCGGAGACTTCAAG AAATGGGTGGGCACGCCCATCACCCCCTCCAGcctggagctgggactctggGCTGCGGGGACACCCTCGTCCCTGGAGGTGTACAGCTGCTGCCCACCACAGAGTGTGCCCAAGGGGCGGGAGCCCACGTCACTGCCGGAGCTGGCAGACCTGGTAGAAGCCGACGGAGTGCAGGAGCCAGGCTCCTGGGGCCCAGCCCCCTCCATGGCCAGCAGCTTGGGCAGTTCAACTTACAGCCAGGAGAGGGACCGACCATACGGCCTGGTATCCATCGACACGGTGACCGTGGTGGACACAGAGGGGACGTGTGCCTGGCCCTGCACCTGTGGGGACGATGGCTACCCAGCCCTGAACCTGGACACCAGCCTGGAGGCTGGCCCAGGCACCGAGGACCCGCTCTTGAGCACGGGGGCCACAGTCCTGTCCTGCGGCTGTGTCTCGGCCGGTGGTCCTGCCGGGCTGGGGGGCAGCCTCCTTGACAGGCTAAAGCTGCCCCTTGAAGATGAGGCAGGTTGGGTCCCAGGGTCGCCCTGGGGTGGCGGGCGGCGAGAGGTGTCCGACAGCGAGGCGGGCTCGCCCCCGGCCGGCCTGGACATGGACACGTTCGACAGCGGCTTCGCGGGCTCAGACTGCGGCAGCCCTGTGGACTGTGACTTCACCAGCCCCAGGGATGAGGGGCCCCCCCGCAGCTACCTCCGCCAGTGGGTGGTCACGGCCCCCTCTCCTGAAGGACCCGGACCCCAGGCCAGCTAG